In Dromiciops gliroides isolate mDroGli1 chromosome X, mDroGli1.pri, whole genome shotgun sequence, the genomic window GTTAAGTGACATTTTTAATGCCAAAGCTAGAAGTGAAAATGTTACAGGATTGGACCTTTCAGATTTCCCACCACTCACCAATccaaacagaaaggaaggaagtggtAACCCAACTCCATTTGTAAGCCCCTTAGCTGCAGGAGCTCCTCATGTTAGAAAGGTAAAAAAACCAGCAAGCGAGCAATCTCAGGACATTTCATTACACAAAGAGGATTTTCCTGCATTGCCAGGCTCCAGCTTTAAAGATCCAACAGAGAGTAATGAGGACAGTGAATCTAATTTGTATACACCTGGGAAGACATTTTCAAGTCCAGATGGACCTAAATCCCCTGGAGATGAAATTTCAACAGCACAAAGCTACAACCAGCAGGAAAAAGGGATCCAGGTGTTACCTGATGGTCTGGTTACTAACATTCCTCAAGGGATGGTGAAGGACCAATTTGGGATGACTGGCTTGTTGGCATTTATTAGAGAagcaaagacaaacccaggaatggAACATCATGCATTAGGAAGTGACTTTACAACACTAGGCCTCAATCTCACCTCTCCTGAAAATCTCTATCCCACATTTGCATCACCCTGGGCATCTTCACCTTGTCAGCCTCAAGACATAGACTTCCATGTTCCATCTGAGTACTTAACGAACATTCACATTAAAGATAAGCTGCCTGCAGTAAACCTGGGCCTATATGGAGAAGATCTACTCTTCTATCTCTATTACACAAATGGAGGAGACATGTTACAGCTTTTAGCAGCAGTAGAACTTTTTGACCGAGGTTGGAGATATCACAAGGAAGAACGAGTATGGATCACCAGGGTCCCAGGCATGGAGCCAACAGTGAAAACCGGTTCATCTGAGAGGGGAACATATTACTTCTTTGACTGTCTTAACTGGAGCAAAGTAGCTAAGGAGTTCCTTCTGGAATATGATAAATTTGAAGGAAGGCCTCATATGCCCTCATCTGTCAAGTACAACCCTGCTCAGCACTCCTTCTAAAGACTTCCCTTTTCTTGGGCTGTGGTTGTCTCAGCACAATACTCAACAGAACTGCAGAATTGATGGGGCTCAGGTCCCCTGGTTTTCATTCCTTGAGGATCTAGCAATTGGCTAATGCAAA contains:
- the LOC122734111 gene encoding CCR4-NOT transcription complex subunit 2-like; the protein is MFGASRSKSVEGVNRDNPEEKRSYSQPGLFAQGPGEGVLASPSRPVHLSTFGASLYGPHRTVGLAGRGRGSSTHQLNRSSSQGTGLPSHLSPTAGVPRGLLQWPPPPSRGILPVNPRNRKNQSQVGQGTGMASRSNSMSSSGLGSPYRGSPSMISMPGQPPSRQAFPVKTKSGFRMNRNKAFGMKNSLLSDIFNAKARSENVTGLDLSDFPPLTNPNRKEGSGNPTPFVSPLAAGAPHVRKVKKPASEQSQDISLHKEDFPALPGSSFKDPTESNEDSESNLYTPGKTFSSPDGPKSPGDEISTAQSYNQQEKGIQVLPDGLVTNIPQGMVKDQFGMTGLLAFIREAKTNPGMEHHALGSDFTTLGLNLTSPENLYPTFASPWASSPCQPQDIDFHVPSEYLTNIHIKDKLPAVNLGLYGEDLLFYLYYTNGGDMLQLLAAVELFDRGWRYHKEERVWITRVPGMEPTVKTGSSERGTYYFFDCLNWSKVAKEFLLEYDKFEGRPHMPSSVKYNPAQHSF